A genomic stretch from Pseudomonas mendocina includes:
- the trmA gene encoding tRNA (uridine(54)-C5)-methyltransferase TrmA, which translates to MSSPQFDPSTYSTQLDEKKQRLIELLAPFDAPAPQVFESPREHYRLRAEFRLWREGEDRHYAMFAAGDKHQPIFIEEFPIASALINDLMPRLKAAWQSNKVLGLKLFQVEFLTTLSGEALITLCYHRPLDEAWQVEAEKLAAELNVSIVGRSKGKRIVIGRDYVQERLEVAGRTFSYRQPEGAFTQPNGQVNQKMLSWAYDVLGERDDDLLELYCGNGNFTLPLSTRVRKVLATEISKSSVNAALANLDDNGIDTITLVRLSAEELTEALNEVRPFRRLADVDLKSYDFGTVFVDPPRAGMDPDTCELTRRFDRILYISCNPETLAANIAQLHDTHKITRCALFDQFPYTHHMESGVLLERR; encoded by the coding sequence ATGAGCAGTCCCCAGTTCGATCCCAGCACCTACAGCACTCAACTCGATGAAAAAAAGCAGCGCCTGATCGAACTGCTAGCGCCTTTTGATGCGCCTGCTCCGCAGGTGTTTGAGTCACCTCGGGAGCACTACCGCCTGCGGGCCGAGTTCCGCCTGTGGCGCGAAGGGGAAGACCGTCACTACGCGATGTTTGCTGCTGGGGACAAACACCAGCCCATCTTTATTGAAGAATTCCCAATTGCCAGTGCGCTGATCAATGATCTGATGCCTCGTTTGAAAGCCGCCTGGCAGTCAAACAAGGTCCTGGGCTTGAAGCTGTTCCAGGTTGAATTCCTCACCACCCTCAGTGGCGAGGCACTGATTACCCTGTGCTACCACCGCCCGCTGGACGAGGCTTGGCAAGTCGAAGCGGAAAAGCTGGCAGCCGAGCTGAACGTCAGCATCGTTGGCCGCTCGAAAGGCAAACGCATCGTCATCGGTCGTGACTACGTGCAAGAGCGCTTGGAAGTCGCCGGCCGCACCTTCAGCTATCGTCAGCCGGAAGGCGCCTTCACCCAGCCCAACGGCCAAGTGAACCAGAAGATGCTGAGCTGGGCTTACGATGTACTGGGCGAGCGGGACGATGACCTGTTGGAGCTGTACTGCGGTAACGGCAACTTCACCCTGCCGCTGTCCACCCGCGTACGTAAAGTGCTGGCTACCGAGATCAGCAAATCATCGGTGAACGCTGCGCTGGCCAATCTGGATGACAACGGCATCGACACCATCACCCTGGTGCGTCTGTCAGCAGAAGAGCTGACCGAAGCCCTCAACGAGGTCCGCCCGTTCCGCCGCCTGGCTGATGTGGACCTGAAAAGCTACGACTTCGGCACCGTGTTCGTCGACCCGCCCCGCGCTGGGATGGACCCGGACACCTGCGAGCTGACCCGCCGCTTCGACCGCATCCTGTACATCTCGTGCAACCCGGAAACCCTGGCGGCAAACATCGCCCAGTTGCACGACACACACAAGATCACGCGCTGCGCACTGTTCGATCAGTTCCCCTACACCCATCACATGGAATCCGGGGTCCTACTGGAGCGCCGCTAA
- a CDS encoding DUF4345 family protein has product MLFARVVLILQLLVLLGLGLAYFVRPHEMVNYSGMLLMSAAAATDVRAFYGGLQIGLAAFIGLSLTSAQLMRAALILLVLIDSSLALARIGGLWLDGGAQQTFNLYALVLEVAGALLSYWALRGLNRSQ; this is encoded by the coding sequence ATGCTGTTTGCGCGCGTAGTGCTGATTCTCCAATTGCTGGTGCTGCTGGGACTGGGGCTGGCTTACTTTGTACGGCCCCATGAAATGGTCAATTACAGCGGGATGCTATTGATGTCTGCGGCAGCGGCTACGGATGTTCGCGCTTTCTATGGCGGCTTGCAGATTGGTCTGGCGGCCTTTATTGGCCTGTCCCTGACCTCGGCACAGCTGATGCGTGCAGCCCTGATTCTGCTGGTGTTGATCGACAGTTCACTGGCGCTGGCGCGCATCGGCGGGCTGTGGCTGGATGGCGGCGCACAGCAGACCTTCAATCTCTATGCGCTGGTGTTGGAAGTGGCAGGCGCGTTGCTCAGCTATTGGGCGTTACGCGGCCTGAACCGTAGCCAGTGA
- a CDS encoding DUF411 domain-containing protein, producing the protein MRQFILLASLFSSLSFAAEPLTIDVHRDANCGCCKAWISHLQDNGFTVNDHVEPNMTEVKIRLGVPPRLASCHTGVIDGKFVEGHVPAADILKMRQQPDLIGAAVPGMPTGSPGMEYGNVRDAYQVIGLNKDGKETVISEYPGN; encoded by the coding sequence ATGCGCCAGTTTATTCTTCTGGCCAGCCTGTTCAGCAGCCTTAGCTTTGCCGCTGAACCGCTGACCATCGACGTTCACCGCGACGCCAACTGCGGCTGCTGCAAGGCCTGGATCAGTCACTTGCAAGACAATGGTTTCACCGTGAACGACCACGTGGAGCCCAACATGACCGAAGTAAAAATTCGCCTGGGTGTCCCGCCACGCTTAGCCTCGTGCCATACCGGCGTGATCGACGGAAAGTTTGTTGAAGGCCACGTCCCCGCCGCCGACATCCTCAAAATGCGCCAGCAGCCTGATCTGATCGGCGCCGCCGTACCTGGCATGCCCACAGGCTCACCGGGAATGGAATACGGCAACGTGCGCGACGCCTATCAGGTCATTGGCCTGAACAAAGACGGCAAGGAAACCGTGATCAGCGAGTATCCGGGCAACTGA